The Terriglobus sp. TAA 43 sequence GCGAGCTTCCTGACTCCGTTGCGAACCTGCTTGCCGCAGCGGAGATTCGTTTGCAGAGCGAGCGCATCAGCATTGCGCAGCTTGATCGTAAACGTGTGCAGATGGAAGAGAACCGTCAGAAGGTCTTCCGCGAGATGATCATCATCAAGTTCGATCCGAAAGCGAAGATCGATCCTGGCATGCTGATGAAACTGGTGTCGCGCAATACGAAAAAGGGCGCAAAGTTTACACCGCAGGGTGTCCTGTACTGGCCTCTGACCAGCGCGCAATCAGCAGATGTAATTGCAGAAACGAAAGCATTGCTGGAACAGCTTGATCTGACGCCGGTGACTGCATGAAGACAAAGCCGCAATCTTTTAAGGCCACGCTAGAAAAGATGCAGGACACGCTTGGCTGGACCATTGTCCCCGTGCCGTTTGATCCTGCGAAGGTGTGGTCAGAGAAGATTCGCCAGCGCGTCAAAGGCACTATCAACAGCTTTGCATTCCGCACTTCGCTCTTCCCTGTGACGGGAAAAACCGGCACTTACTTTTTGCTGGTAAATCGTGCCATGCAAGAAGGAGGTAACGCATCTCTGGGCCATGTGGCATCGTTCACGCTTGAGCCTGATCTTGATCCGCGGCCTGCGGAGTTGCCGGAAGAACTGGACGCACTGTTGGATGAGGAGCCTGGCCTTCGTGAATACTACGAATCCTTTACGGAGTACACGCGCCGCGAGATGGGCAAGTGGGTTCTTGGTGTGAAAAGCGACGAGGCAAGGATGCGTCGTGCGCAGCAGGGCGCAGAACGGATGCTGTTTGCAATGGAGGGGGAACGCGAGCTTCCGCCTGCCATTGCAAAGGCGCTGAATGCGCGTCCCAAAGCAAAGGCTGGCTGGGCAAAGATGACAGAGTTGCAGCGCCGCAATGGATTGCTGGCCGTGGGCTACTACCAAACGCCGGAATCGCGCGCCAAACGCATTCAGAAGTTATGCGACGAAGCGGAAAAACGCGCCGGAAAGTAATCCACAACTCCGACCGCGCAGTAATATGTTCGCAAGCCATGCGACTGCTTCTACGCACTCTTACCGTTTCCGTTCTGACCCTCACGGCATGCAGCCTGCAGGCGCAACGCATCTCTGCCGACGGCGCCATGCAGACCTTTGATGTGCTGTCGAACCAGTACTTCGATGAGTTTTATTTCCCGAAGACGCCAACATCAGGAACGTCCGTTGGGTATCACCAGTTTGATACCAAATTGGAGGATTATTCCGCTGCGGCTCGTACAAAGCAGATTGCCGGATTGCATGATTGGGAAAAGAAGTTCGAAGACATTCCCGCAGATGGGCTAGATGCCTCCGTCGCCGCGGACCGCGAAATCCTACTGAACTCCATCCGGTCGCAGTTGCTCACTCTAGAAGTGATTCGACCTTTGGACAAAAATCCGGATGCGTATTCTTCTGGCGTTACGAGCAGCATTTTTGTGTTGATGGAGCGTCCGTTCGCACCTGCAAATGTCCGTCTGCGTGATGTCATTGCTCGAGAACGCCTGATTCCGCAGGTGTTTGAAGAAGCGAAAAAGAACCTGCAGAATCCCGCAAAGATATCCACGGAGATCGCGCTGGAGCAGATTGACGGCATTGTCAGTTTCTTCCAGACCGATGTGCCTTCTGCCTTCAACGATGCGACAGATCGCATTGCCAAGGTGCAGTTTGCAAAGACGAACGCCGCGGTGATTCAGGCGTTAAAGGATTACGGCACATGGATGAAGTCGGATCTGTTGCCGCGCTCTAACGGCGACTTCCGGCTTGGCGCAGATACCTATCGCAAAAAGCTGCTGTATGACGAGATGGTGGACACGCCGCTGGACAAGCTGCTTGCAGTGAATGAAGCGAACATGCGGCAGAACCAGGCGGACTTTGCGCGTATTGCTAAGGAGTTTGATCCGAACAAGACACCCGCGCAGGTGTTGGCGCAACTGGCGACCATCCATCCCGCACCGGACAAGCTGCTGGACGCCTTCCGCGACAGCTTTGCCGCGGAGATTGCCTTCATCAAGGATCATCACATCATCACGATGCCCAACGATGAGCGGCCAGTGCTGCAGGAGACGCCACCCTTTATGCGCGCCACCACATCAGCCAGCATGGACCCGCCAGGGCCGTTTGAAACACGCTCTACCAAGGCTTACTTCAACGTGACATTGCCGGAAAAAGGCTGGACTCCGGAACATATTGCCGAGCACATGGCGGAGTTCAACGTGGGCACGATTGTAAGCACCAGCGTGCACGAAGCCTATCCCGGCCACTTCACCCAATTCCTATGGCAAAACCAGTTCCCATCGCGCGTTCGTAAGTTGATCGGAGCTAACACGAATGTGGAAGGGTGGGCGCACTACACAGAGCAGATGATGTTAGATGAGGGCTTCCAGACACCCGGCGCGGACGTTCGCACACAGAAGCTGATTCGCCTGGGACAAATTCAAGACGCGCTGCTACGCAACGCGCGGTTCACAGTTGGCATCAAGATGCATACCGAAGGTTGGAGCACGGATCAGGCTGAGCAGTATTTCATAACCGAGGGATATCAGTCCCCTTCTGTTGCGAAGATGGAAACAAAACGAGGCACGTCCGATCCAACCTATCTGTACTACACGCTCGGTAAGCTGGAAATATTGAAACTACGAGCCGATCTGAAAGCAAAACAAGGTGCGGCGTTCAATTTGCAGCAGTTTCACGACAACTTTATGAGGCAAGGACCTGTGCCGATCAAGATTATGCGACAGGCAATGCTTAAAGATAATTCGCCAGTCTTGTAATCGCGCAGATGATGACAAGTTTTCATGGAACGCTATTTGGTTAACTCGGTTAAATCCGATAGCATGACGAAATCGCCCCCAGCGTCTTGTACGAAAACCTCCATTGGATAAGCCAGAGATGACCAAGACCATTCGTAAAGCTGTTTTTCCCGCCGCAGGCATGGGCACACGTTTTTTGCCTGCAACCAAGGCGACACCGAAGGAAATGCTTCCTCTGGTAGACAAGCCCCTGATCCAGTACGGCGTGGAAGAAGCCGTGGCTGCAGGGTGCACCGAGATCATCATTGTGACTGGCCGCGGCAAGGGCACGATGGAAGACCACTTTGATCGCGCTCCTGAACTGGAAGCTTCGCTGGAAAAGCGTGGCAAACATGCGCTGCTGGACATAGCACTCTCCACCACGAAGCTGGCGAAGATCACCTATGTGCGTCAGCCGGAGGCGCTCGGACTAGGGCATGCCGTGTTAATGGCGAAGGAGCTCGTTGGCGATGAGCCATTCGCTGTTCTGCTGCCGGATGATATCGTCGACGCGCAAACACCCTGCATGAAGCAGATGGTAGAAGCCTTCGCAAAGACGGGCTCGTCGATTCTCGGTAGCGAAGTCGTAGAAGGTGATGCGATCCAGAACTACGGCTGTCTTGCATGCGCACCTGATGCCTCGGACTCACGCTTGCTCAAGGTTTCCGACATGGTGGAGAAGCCGAAGCCAAGCGAAGCGCCGAGCCAGAACGCAATCATTGGCCGCTACATTCTGACCCCGCGCATCTTCGAAATGCTGGAGACAATCACGCCCGGTGCAGGTGGCGAGTTGCAACTTACTGACGGCATCAAGGCGCTGCTGCAGTATGAGAGCGTTTATGGCTTTACCTATGAAGGCAAGCGTCATGATGCGGGCGACAAGCTCGGGTTCCTGAAGGCAACGGTAGAGTTCGCTCTGCAGCGGCCTGACCTGGGACCGAAGTTCCGCGAATGGCTGAAGAACTTCCCCCTGTAAGCAGCGCTTCATTACAAAGCGAAATGGGATGCGATGATCGCATCCCATTTCGCTTTTGCACTACTGGTGCAAGGGCGGAGTCTGCTTACGCAGCCAATCCCGCAGCGCTTCAGGATCATCCACGATGATGCCATCGACATGGGCGTCCGTCAGTCGTTTCCACTCTTCCGGAGTATTGGGCGTATACGGCAGCACCTGCAGACCAAGCTTGTGCGCAACACTCACTTCTTCTGGTGTCACGAGGCTTGCATCAGGGCTAAGGATGTTTGCGCCTGACACCTTCGCCATATTCGCAAAGCTCTTATCAGGTTCGTTGATGCCCATCAGCTTGTCGTACTTCGCCTGACCAAAGAGAGCGGAGCGGCGAATCGCCGGATCAAGCGTCTGCATGGCGTGCAGTGTGCGGAAATCAAAGCTCTGAAGGATTACCCGCTGTTGCAGATGATGGTTGCGCACAGCCGTGTCGATCATCTGCACGAAGACCTCAGGCGAAGGTGTCATCTCCGGATGCAGCGGGAAGATTTTCGTCTCCACATTGAACTGGAAGGTGCCCTTCGGTGCCAGGTCCAGTACCTGACCAAACGTGGGAATATGCGTGTTGGGTACGGCTACCTGTTTTGGAAATGCTGTCAGCGTCTTAGCGCCGCAATCATATTGCTGCAACTGCTGGAAGGTCAGCGAATGAATTGGGGTGTCCTTAGCGAGCGGTGGGCCAACACATTCGCGCTCGCCAGGAAAGCTTGAGTTCAACACGGGTGAATGCGACACCACCAGAACATTGTCTTTGGTGACCGCGAGGTCCAGTTCCAGAACATCGGCACCATGGGCAATGGCGTATTCAAAAGCGGGAATGGTGTTCTCAGGCCGCGTGGCGCGCGATCCGCGATGCCCATGCACCACGACCATTTGTGCGCTGCACGCAGCGGTGCATAACAGCAGAGTGAAGACGTGTTTGATTCGCATCCATGCAGCATCCATCACGGCAATCAACGTACGATGAACCGTTTGGAAATTGCTCTCAAAACATTCCGGCTGTGAACAGGGTTATTACTGCTGTGCCTGTTGCATCTGCTGCATGTGTTTGATGTGATCGGCCACGGGATTCGATGGCGCAGGAAGCTGCTGCGCTTTCTCCACCAGCATGGACCAGTCCTCAGGCACCGGCATCTCCTGATCCAGTAGCGGCGTACCTTCGCTGGGACTAACTTGTACCGC is a genomic window containing:
- a CDS encoding DUF885 domain-containing protein — translated: MRLLLRTLTVSVLTLTACSLQAQRISADGAMQTFDVLSNQYFDEFYFPKTPTSGTSVGYHQFDTKLEDYSAAARTKQIAGLHDWEKKFEDIPADGLDASVAADREILLNSIRSQLLTLEVIRPLDKNPDAYSSGVTSSIFVLMERPFAPANVRLRDVIARERLIPQVFEEAKKNLQNPAKISTEIALEQIDGIVSFFQTDVPSAFNDATDRIAKVQFAKTNAAVIQALKDYGTWMKSDLLPRSNGDFRLGADTYRKKLLYDEMVDTPLDKLLAVNEANMRQNQADFARIAKEFDPNKTPAQVLAQLATIHPAPDKLLDAFRDSFAAEIAFIKDHHIITMPNDERPVLQETPPFMRATTSASMDPPGPFETRSTKAYFNVTLPEKGWTPEHIAEHMAEFNVGTIVSTSVHEAYPGHFTQFLWQNQFPSRVRKLIGANTNVEGWAHYTEQMMLDEGFQTPGADVRTQKLIRLGQIQDALLRNARFTVGIKMHTEGWSTDQAEQYFITEGYQSPSVAKMETKRGTSDPTYLYYTLGKLEILKLRADLKAKQGAAFNLQQFHDNFMRQGPVPIKIMRQAMLKDNSPVL
- a CDS encoding glycerophosphodiester phosphodiesterase family protein, producing MRIKHVFTLLLCTAACSAQMVVVHGHRGSRATRPENTIPAFEYAIAHGADVLELDLAVTKDNVLVVSHSPVLNSSFPGERECVGPPLAKDTPIHSLTFQQLQQYDCGAKTLTAFPKQVAVPNTHIPTFGQVLDLAPKGTFQFNVETKIFPLHPEMTPSPEVFVQMIDTAVRNHHLQQRVILQSFDFRTLHAMQTLDPAIRRSALFGQAKYDKLMGINEPDKSFANMAKVSGANILSPDASLVTPEEVSVAHKLGLQVLPYTPNTPEEWKRLTDAHVDGIIVDDPEALRDWLRKQTPPLHQ
- the galU gene encoding UTP--glucose-1-phosphate uridylyltransferase GalU; the protein is MTKTIRKAVFPAAGMGTRFLPATKATPKEMLPLVDKPLIQYGVEEAVAAGCTEIIIVTGRGKGTMEDHFDRAPELEASLEKRGKHALLDIALSTTKLAKITYVRQPEALGLGHAVLMAKELVGDEPFAVLLPDDIVDAQTPCMKQMVEAFAKTGSSILGSEVVEGDAIQNYGCLACAPDASDSRLLKVSDMVEKPKPSEAPSQNAIIGRYILTPRIFEMLETITPGAGGELQLTDGIKALLQYESVYGFTYEGKRHDAGDKLGFLKATVEFALQRPDLGPKFREWLKNFPL
- a CDS encoding YdeI/OmpD-associated family protein; translated protein: MKTKPQSFKATLEKMQDTLGWTIVPVPFDPAKVWSEKIRQRVKGTINSFAFRTSLFPVTGKTGTYFLLVNRAMQEGGNASLGHVASFTLEPDLDPRPAELPEELDALLDEEPGLREYYESFTEYTRREMGKWVLGVKSDEARMRRAQQGAERMLFAMEGERELPPAIAKALNARPKAKAGWAKMTELQRRNGLLAVGYYQTPESRAKRIQKLCDEAEKRAGK